One genomic segment of Paenibacillus sp. FSL H8-0332 includes these proteins:
- a CDS encoding response regulator transcription factor: protein MKKKLLLVEDELRIRELVSDYFIQDGWEVREAANGQDALLWFDSLGPDLLILDIMMPKMDGFQVCQEIRKKSATPIILLTAKSADDDKIHGFELGADDYVTKPFSPKVLVARAAALMKRVEGAHQPESSVVRFGSAIFNTMAHRLEVEGADVELTPKEYDLLWLLIRNKGHVISRDTILSRVWGIEFEGDSRVVDSHIKKLRSKLGYESRHIRTVIGTGYRFEDEE from the coding sequence TTGAAGAAAAAGCTACTGCTTGTCGAAGACGAGCTGCGTATCCGTGAGCTGGTGTCGGATTACTTCATACAGGACGGTTGGGAGGTGCGCGAAGCCGCTAATGGGCAGGACGCGCTCCTGTGGTTCGATTCACTTGGGCCGGATCTGTTGATTCTGGATATTATGATGCCCAAAATGGACGGATTTCAGGTATGCCAGGAGATCCGCAAGAAATCGGCGACCCCGATTATCCTGCTGACCGCCAAATCCGCCGATGACGACAAAATACACGGCTTCGAGCTCGGCGCCGATGATTATGTGACCAAGCCCTTCAGTCCCAAAGTGCTGGTGGCCCGGGCTGCGGCCCTGATGAAACGGGTCGAAGGCGCACATCAGCCTGAATCCAGCGTGGTCAGATTCGGCTCGGCCATCTTCAATACTATGGCGCACCGTCTTGAAGTGGAAGGCGCCGATGTCGAGCTGACCCCGAAGGAATATGATCTCCTGTGGCTGCTGATCCGCAACAAGGGCCATGTGATCTCGCGGGACACCATCCTCAGCCGGGTCTGGGGAATTGAATTCGAGGGGGACTCCCGGGTCGTGGACAGCCACATCAAGAAACTGCGCAGCAAGCTGGGATATGAATCCCGCCACATCCGTACGGTCATTGGAACCGGCTACAGATTCGAGGACGAAGAATGA
- a CDS encoding ABC transporter ATP-binding protein, producing the protein MSSQRKREQAPGGPGALGGGPPGRVGVTPKVRPKNSKATIIRIWSYLNRQRTGLIMVYVFTILNAVLALIGPYLLGKAIDTAILPQDYSLLVRFCLLLGGIYLLGSAVSWVQAYVMTSVSQRTVYELRRDLFAKYQELPVSFFDTHANGELMSRATNDIDNVSNSLNQSVTQLLNSLITLSGSLVIMLMLNVPLTGVALVTIPLVVLASRRITGLSRIYFKDQQQHLGELNGFIEEAVSGQKVIKQYRREQAEVNRFRGISGELNKASIKAQIVSGLVGPVMNLINNLNFALIAGIGGWMAYHELLTVGVIVSMLNYAKQFGRPISDLANQYNLIQSAIAGAERVFEVMDMPSEYSGEQPQELERISGEVIFRDVVFGYKPDAPILNGVSFTAHPGETIALVGPTGAGKTTIVNLLTRFYEVSGGEVLIDGRDIRELGKNGLRRQLGMVLQDAHVFSGTIRENIRFGRLEATDREVEEAANLANVSGFIARMPQGYDTLLGTDGTTLSHGQRQLLTIARAILADPAILILDEATSSVDTRTEMHIQQAMRTLMKGRTSFVIAHRLSTIQDADRILVIQGGQIAEQGSHSQLLALQGIYSELYNSQFKQAFEAG; encoded by the coding sequence ATGTCCAGTCAACGTAAAAGGGAGCAGGCTCCCGGCGGACCTGGAGCGTTAGGCGGAGGGCCTCCAGGCCGGGTTGGTGTTACACCCAAGGTACGCCCGAAGAATAGCAAGGCAACGATCATCCGCATCTGGTCCTATCTGAATCGTCAGCGGACCGGGCTGATTATGGTTTATGTATTCACGATTTTGAATGCTGTTCTTGCCCTAATCGGACCCTACCTGCTAGGAAAAGCCATTGATACCGCGATCCTCCCGCAGGATTACAGTCTGCTCGTCCGGTTCTGTCTCCTCTTGGGCGGCATCTATCTGCTGGGCAGCGCCGTCTCTTGGGTGCAGGCTTACGTGATGACCTCCGTCTCTCAACGCACGGTGTATGAGCTGCGGCGGGACCTGTTCGCCAAATACCAGGAACTGCCGGTCAGCTTCTTCGATACCCATGCTAACGGTGAGCTAATGAGCCGTGCAACTAATGACATTGACAACGTCTCAAATTCCCTGAATCAGAGTGTAACCCAGCTGCTGAACAGTCTGATTACACTTAGCGGCTCCCTGGTCATTATGCTGATGCTGAATGTGCCGTTGACGGGAGTTGCTCTGGTAACGATTCCGCTGGTCGTGTTGGCGAGCCGCCGGATTACCGGCTTAAGCCGGATCTATTTCAAGGATCAGCAGCAGCATCTAGGTGAGCTGAACGGCTTCATTGAAGAAGCGGTGAGCGGCCAAAAGGTAATTAAGCAATACCGCCGAGAACAGGCGGAGGTTAACAGATTCCGTGGAATAAGCGGGGAGCTTAACAAAGCAAGTATTAAGGCGCAGATTGTATCCGGCCTGGTAGGACCGGTAATGAACCTGATTAACAATCTGAACTTCGCACTGATTGCCGGAATTGGCGGCTGGATGGCCTATCATGAGCTGCTTACTGTGGGGGTTATCGTAAGTATGCTGAATTATGCCAAACAGTTTGGCCGGCCCATCTCCGACCTTGCGAACCAGTATAACCTGATCCAATCGGCAATCGCCGGAGCAGAGCGCGTATTCGAAGTCATGGATATGCCCTCCGAGTACAGCGGGGAGCAGCCGCAGGAGCTGGAGCGGATAAGCGGGGAAGTTATTTTCCGGGATGTGGTGTTCGGTTATAAGCCGGACGCGCCTATTCTGAACGGTGTAAGCTTCACCGCACATCCGGGTGAGACCATCGCCCTGGTCGGGCCAACCGGAGCGGGGAAGACGACCATTGTCAACCTGCTGACGCGCTTCTATGAAGTGAGCGGCGGTGAAGTGCTGATCGACGGCAGGGATATCCGGGAGCTGGGTAAAAACGGGCTGCGCCGCCAGCTCGGAATGGTGCTTCAGGATGCCCATGTCTTCTCGGGAACCATCCGTGAAAACATCCGGTTCGGCCGGCTGGAGGCCACGGACCGTGAAGTGGAAGAGGCAGCCAATCTCGCCAACGTCAGCGGCTTCATTGCACGGATGCCGCAGGGGTACGACACGCTGCTGGGCACGGACGGGACTACCTTAAGCCACGGCCAGCGCCAGCTGTTGACCATCGCCCGCGCCATTCTGGCCGATCCGGCCATCCTCATTCTTGACGAGGCAACGAGCAGCGTGGATACGCGGACAGAGATGCATATCCAACAGGCCATGCGGACACTGATGAAGGGCCGTACCAGCTTCGTGATCGCCCACCGGCTCAGCACCATTCAGGATGCTGACCGGATTCTGGTCATCCAGGGCGGCCAGATCGCCGAGCAGGGAAGCCACAGCCAGCTCCTTGCGCTGCAAGGTATATATTCTGAGCTGTATAACAGCCAGTTCAAGCAAGCCTTTGAAGCCGGGTAA
- a CDS encoding HAMP domain-containing sensor histidine kinase — translation MKRWGITFKLFVMTVIFFVCFYGMVILSQFLLFDRFYQTQKETRVEKHLKSFGTSYTKEAWGRTRTSRELVRFMLRNKTQLVILKLDGRMKSEDPFRMKLIDEKGQTQVIPMSLFMNQFGDMLRTAHLQENDQVTIQGELVTGENDLSNQFFPLTITKQGLPPVGEEAEQGNTSITGTITELVLPDLKIWNPRQGILFEAIEDWFPLNTGQLESLGKLNLVKEEWTAPWSGIRNSVMILPVKQASGEIELLFSVTSLQDVKDSNEALRWFFLYLGLGGFVLILVLSLFYSKMVTRPLIKLNNTAKRMVALDFTGHASIRQKDELGNLSRSMFTLSQSLDTALGELRDTNQQLVEEMEQKKKLEQMQQDFFASASHELKTPLSIIKGFAEGLEDGVSAGKQDHYIKVIIEEADKMEFLVKDMLDLARLESGTIKLRKSSFMLSEMTEKVTGKLVHSLQNKQLDVVIIPANELPVYADATWIEQVLSNLLTNAIRHAEEGSTITVRLESQPKKLLFTIHNKGERIPEDQLAHIWERFYRIEASRSRLTGGTGLGLSIAKQILDMHGCRYAVMNTSDGVCFSITFGG, via the coding sequence ATGAAAAGATGGGGAATTACCTTCAAGCTGTTCGTGATGACCGTGATCTTCTTCGTCTGTTTCTACGGGATGGTAATCCTCAGCCAGTTCCTGCTGTTCGACCGCTTCTACCAGACGCAGAAGGAGACCCGTGTGGAGAAGCATCTTAAGAGCTTCGGGACAAGCTACACCAAAGAAGCCTGGGGCAGAACCCGGACTTCCCGCGAGCTGGTGCGGTTCATGCTGCGCAATAAGACACAATTGGTGATTCTGAAGCTGGATGGCCGGATGAAGTCCGAAGATCCGTTCCGCATGAAGCTGATTGACGAGAAAGGCCAGACGCAGGTGATCCCCATGTCCCTGTTCATGAATCAGTTCGGGGATATGCTCCGTACGGCCCACTTGCAAGAAAATGATCAGGTTACTATCCAGGGTGAGCTTGTCACTGGCGAGAATGACCTCAGCAATCAGTTCTTCCCGCTCACGATTACCAAACAGGGGTTACCTCCAGTAGGCGAAGAGGCGGAGCAGGGCAACACAAGCATTACCGGAACCATCACAGAGCTGGTCCTGCCGGATCTGAAAATATGGAATCCGCGCCAGGGCATCCTTTTCGAGGCCATCGAGGACTGGTTCCCGTTAAATACGGGGCAGCTGGAGAGCCTGGGTAAGCTGAATTTGGTCAAGGAAGAGTGGACGGCGCCCTGGAGCGGTATCCGCAACTCCGTGATGATTCTGCCCGTTAAGCAGGCAAGCGGGGAGATTGAGCTGTTGTTCTCGGTCACCTCATTGCAGGACGTTAAGGATTCCAATGAAGCGCTGCGCTGGTTCTTTTTATACCTGGGGCTTGGCGGGTTCGTGCTGATTCTGGTCCTGTCGCTGTTCTATTCCAAGATGGTGACCCGGCCCTTAATCAAGCTCAATAATACAGCCAAACGGATGGTTGCGCTGGATTTCACCGGCCATGCCTCCATCCGCCAGAAGGATGAGCTGGGCAACCTGTCCAGAAGTATGTTCACCTTGTCCCAAAGTCTGGATACTGCACTGGGCGAGCTTCGGGACACGAATCAGCAGCTGGTGGAGGAGATGGAGCAGAAGAAGAAGCTGGAGCAGATGCAGCAGGACTTTTTTGCCAGTGCCTCCCATGAGCTGAAGACGCCGCTTAGTATTATCAAGGGCTTCGCCGAAGGGCTGGAGGACGGGGTGAGCGCCGGCAAGCAGGATCATTACATCAAGGTCATTATCGAAGAGGCCGACAAGATGGAGTTCCTGGTAAAAGATATGCTGGACCTGGCCCGGCTGGAGTCCGGCACGATCAAGCTGCGCAAAAGCTCCTTCATGCTGAGCGAAATGACGGAGAAGGTTACGGGCAAACTGGTGCATTCCCTCCAGAATAAGCAGTTGGATGTGGTCATTATTCCGGCGAATGAATTGCCTGTATATGCGGATGCTACATGGATTGAACAGGTGCTCAGCAATCTGCTGACCAACGCAATCCGTCATGCGGAAGAGGGCAGTACCATAACCGTTAGGCTGGAGAGTCAGCCCAAGAAGCTTTTGTTCACCATACACAACAAAGGGGAGCGAATCCCCGAGGATCAGCTGGCGCATATCTGGGAGCGGTTCTACCGGATCGAGGCTTCACGCAGCCGTCTGACGGGCGGGACCGGACTCGGATTATCCATTGCGAAGCAGATTTTAGATATGCATGGCTGCCGGTATGCAGTGATGAACACCTCGGACGGCGTCTGTTTTAGTATAACCTTTGGAGGCTGA
- a CDS encoding ABC transporter ATP-binding protein: MWKLKGFMKPYALWSVLAPLLMVVEVVMDLLQPALMASIVDKGLMKNDLSHILSTGGIMIGIAVIGMTGGVGCAICASIASQNFGNDLRLKLFEHIQTFSNRNLDRMKTGSLITRLTNDVVQLQTFVQMILRSFVRSPLLLIGSLVMAVRISPSLAMILLAAVPLLFILLFVLIRLSFPLFARMQEKLDGVSNVLQENLTGIRVIKAFVRGDHEQKRFDTANTGYTDTGIRAIRLMALNMPLMMLILNASIIAVLWFGGLQNWNGALPLGELIAFINYVTQLLMSMMMLSTMLAFVSRANVSGDRVNEVFAATSEITEAPAADHAAITLGRIEFSNVSFAYNRADENLVLEDVSFAASPGETIAILGATGAGKSTLVSLIPRFYEVLSGAVLIDGTDIREISLEHLRSRIGFVMQQSLLFSGSIRDNIRYGRPEATDEEVEQAAVAAEAHGFITAMPQGYDTQLGQRGVNLSGGQKQRLSIARALLIKPAILILDDSTSALDAVTEASIRLLLKTELQNCTVVMIAQRVSSIIDADRILILENGRIAAQGTHTELMAGSEIYQDIRHSQLKEEEEPYVQST, encoded by the coding sequence ATGTGGAAGCTCAAGGGGTTCATGAAGCCTTATGCACTCTGGAGCGTGCTCGCCCCGCTGTTAATGGTAGTTGAAGTAGTGATGGACCTGCTGCAGCCTGCACTTATGGCGAGCATTGTAGATAAAGGCCTGATGAAGAATGATTTATCGCATATCCTTTCGACAGGCGGAATTATGATTGGAATCGCAGTCATCGGGATGACTGGCGGCGTGGGCTGTGCGATATGTGCAAGTATCGCTTCACAGAATTTCGGCAATGATCTGCGCCTCAAGCTGTTTGAGCATATCCAGACCTTCTCGAACCGTAATCTGGACCGGATGAAGACCGGCTCGCTGATCACCCGGCTTACGAACGATGTAGTGCAGCTTCAGACCTTCGTGCAGATGATTCTGCGGAGCTTTGTCCGGTCACCGCTGCTGCTGATTGGCAGTCTGGTCATGGCGGTCCGGATCAGCCCGTCCCTGGCGATGATCCTGCTGGCTGCGGTTCCGCTGTTGTTCATCCTGCTGTTTGTGCTGATCCGGCTCTCTTTTCCGTTATTTGCCCGGATGCAGGAGAAGCTGGATGGGGTGAGCAATGTGCTGCAGGAGAATCTCACCGGCATTCGCGTAATCAAAGCCTTCGTTCGTGGGGACCATGAGCAGAAGCGCTTCGATACCGCCAATACCGGCTATACGGATACCGGAATCCGGGCGATCCGCCTGATGGCGCTGAATATGCCGCTTATGATGCTGATTCTAAATGCGAGCATTATTGCCGTCCTCTGGTTCGGGGGCCTACAGAACTGGAACGGGGCGCTCCCCTTGGGTGAACTGATTGCCTTCATTAACTATGTTACCCAACTGCTCATGTCGATGATGATGCTGAGCACGATGCTTGCCTTCGTATCACGGGCCAATGTGTCGGGGGACCGTGTGAATGAAGTGTTCGCCGCCACAAGTGAAATTACCGAAGCGCCTGCGGCGGATCATGCAGCCATTACGCTCGGACGCATAGAATTCAGCAATGTCTCTTTCGCCTATAATCGTGCAGATGAGAATCTTGTGCTGGAGGATGTCAGCTTTGCAGCCAGCCCCGGGGAGACGATCGCTATACTAGGAGCCACCGGAGCAGGCAAGTCTACCCTGGTAAGCCTGATCCCAAGATTCTATGAGGTCTTGTCCGGTGCCGTTCTGATCGATGGAACAGACATTCGGGAGATTAGCCTGGAGCATCTGCGGAGCCGGATCGGCTTCGTAATGCAGCAGTCCCTGCTGTTCAGCGGCAGTATCAGGGATAATATCCGTTACGGACGGCCGGAAGCAACAGATGAAGAAGTGGAGCAGGCGGCTGTAGCCGCAGAAGCACATGGATTCATCACAGCGATGCCGCAAGGATATGACACACAGCTCGGACAACGCGGGGTGAACCTGTCAGGCGGACAAAAGCAGCGTCTGTCCATTGCACGCGCGCTGTTAATTAAGCCGGCCATTCTGATCCTGGATGACAGCACCAGCGCTCTGGATGCGGTTACCGAAGCGAGCATCCGTCTGCTGCTGAAGACGGAGCTTCAGAATTGTACAGTGGTTATGATTGCCCAGCGGGTGTCTTCTATTATAGATGCCGACCGGATCTTGATTCTGGAGAACGGCCGGATCGCCGCGCAGGGTACGCATACCGAGCTAATGGCAGGCAGTGAGATCTACCAGGATATCCGCCATTCCCAGCTGAAGGAAGAGGAGGAGCCCTATGTCCAGTCAACGTAA